The genomic region TAACATCTGTTCCAAAACGTTCACATCACGAAGCAATCTgacaaaacattcgaaaattcacaagaaGGAAGAATACAAACAGTGCCCTTTTCCTTTTATTCCTATCGTAAGTTCAAGTTTCAATCAAGTTTAGCCTCAAAGGTGTTTGACActtcaaaaaatgttttcaatgtttgtttgtgtgatCTCGTCTTTCCGCGACGTCATTAACCATTTCTCCCTATTATTAAGTACATTAACAAGTGCATAACAAAGTATGTGTGTGGTACAAGGGAAGTCAAAATGAGGAGAAAATTcgattggaaattaaaaaaactttGTATTTTGTTGCAGGTGAAAATGTCAGCGGACCATACATCAAGAAACGCCGCCTGGAAGAAGATCGACCGATTGAAGAAGTTGCCAAAGGTGCCTTTCGACCTAAGCTCCGAATcagacgaggacgacgacatccttccttccgtttccgatATACCTCCCGTCTCCGATATACCTTCCGTCTCCGATATAGCTTCCGTCTCCGATATACCTTCCGTCTCCGATANNNNNNNNNNNNNNNNNNNNNNNNNNNNNNNNNNNNNNNNNNNNNNNNNNNNNNNNNNNNNNNNNNNNNNNNNNNNNNNNNN from Anopheles bellator unplaced genomic scaffold, idAnoBellAS_SP24_06.2 scaffold00339_ctg1, whole genome shotgun sequence harbors:
- the LOC131214242 gene encoding uncharacterized protein LOC131214242, which encodes MYTFRWRCNKNIALTNKLNTSKNEAGIGKDHLGNSAEQTVGTEFLIETEVSTPDSANDLHLSCAAHQVKMSADHTSRNAAWKKIDRLKKLPKVPFDLSSESDEDDDILPSVSDIPPVSDIPSVSDIASVSDIPS